One window from the genome of Pempheris klunzingeri isolate RE-2024b chromosome 7, fPemKlu1.hap1, whole genome shotgun sequence encodes:
- the itga2.2 gene encoding integrin alpha-2 has translation MDLFWGNIFFTVVVITDRIWHSQSFNVGTAGAKIFSGPAQEEFGYTVQQVTNHEGKWLLVSAPWSGFSRNRKGDVYKCPVSGSRNSCDKLNLQDSVSIPNVKNVNSNMCLGLTLIRMPAVNGLMMCGPLWGQQCGTQDFYPGICARMSPLFQPQPAFSPAIQTCGGPMDIVIVLDGSNSIYPWDPMNEFLQKLIPALDIGPKNTQISVIQYAVHSKFEFQLNQYNTKDQVIAAASAIRQMYGHSTNTFHAIQYASQWGFHQSKGGRPGAAKVMVVVTDGESHDKSFRDTVIADCEKQGITRFAIAVLGYYNRNNINTENLIKEIKSIASSPTEKFFFNVSEEAALSTITGALGNRIFNIEGTGKGGDNFKMEMSQVGFSAHYSSQQDVMMLGAVGAYGWSGTVVHQKGSKVDILPLSAFEGTLHDRNHSSLLGYSVTTLSDGSIEYFVAGAPRSNHSGQVIVYTVNAQKQATIIDSERGKQIGSYFGSVLCSLDVDRDTVTDLLLVGAPMFMSELKKEEGRVYLFSVTKGILNEQGFLIGPPATENARFGMAISAVPDLDLNGYNDVIVGSPLEDKGKGAIYIYNGERKTLNKQFSQRILGSKLDPQLQYFGRSLDSYRDLNDDTLPDISIGAYGKVVQLWSRGVASVTSKASFNPDKINIFNKPCDISGRKLSCFNTNVCFSAAFRPKNPIGPIEISYMLTLDADLQASRVTSRGLFTKNNERFLTEKAKISSTPVCHEHQVYVQEAPDFVNSLSLKVEIEQQNADVNPVLDTFSPNAWQFFIPFTKDCGSDEVCVSDLVLSVKTDTKASSSAPVLVSGNNRELSFEVAVRNKKENAYNTQVLATYSNNLYYSSIFPPTDEVKCTSTQAQTVTCQVGYPALKKDQEMKFQINFEYSLHQLQKKAEVKFEAKSDSKEERPADNKVDIAVPVRYDAGIVLSRQSNINFYVADANIPVVTTVKSLEDIGPEFNFTVKVSTGTIPVSLLYLTIALPMTTKGENQLLYLTNVDTQAQGSVSCDSSSLVDPLKIGVKSPKVSFSEESLRGTEKLDCKSAKCEYIKCILKDTEAKSDYFVKVKTRIWSGTFISASYQTVELISSVDVETSIPDLLIIGLKELPVVVTVSKPGEKADVPVGVIVGSVIAGLLLLALAVGLLWKFGFFKRKYQQLQKEADDDMQSHAHVDEVL, from the exons GCTCCTGGTTAGTGCTCCATGGAGTGGTTTCAGTCGAAACAGGAAGGGGGATGTTTACAAGTGTCCAGTCTCAGGGTccagaaacagctgtgacaAGCTCAATCTTCAAG ATTCTGTTAGTATCCCAAATGTTAAAAACGTCAACAGCAACATGTGCCTGGGTTTGACTCTTATCCGGATGCCTGCAGTCAATGGTTTGATG ATGTGCGGTCCTCTCTGGGGGCAGCAGTGTGGCACTCAGGACTTCTACCCAGGAATATGTGCAAGAATGAGCCCCCTGTTTCAGCCTCAACCTGCCTTCTCTCCTGCCATCCAGA CATGTGGAGGGCCCATGGACATCGTGATTGTTTTGGACGGTTCCAACAGCATTTATCCCTGGGATCCAATGAACGAGTTCCTCCAGAAATTAATACCTGCACTTGACATTGGgcccaaaaacacacag ATCAGCGTCATTCAGTATGCTGTTCATTCCAAGTTTGAATTCCAACTGAATCAGTATAACACCAAAGACCAGGTGATCGCAGCAGCATCCGCAATCAGACAAATGTATGGTCACTCTACCAATACCTTCCATGCGATCCAATATGCCAG TCAGTGGGGTTTCCATCAAAGTAAAGGCGGTAGACCAGGAGCTGCCAAGGTAATGGTGGTCGTCACTGATGGGGAGTCTCATGACAAGAGTTTCAGAGATACAGTCATTGCCGACTGTGAGAAACAAGGCATCACCCGCTTTGCAATCGCT gtACTTGGTTATTATAACAGAAACAACATCAACACAGAAAACCtgataaaagaaatcaaatcCATTGCCAGTTCACCCACAGAGAAGTTTTTCTTCAATGTATCAGAGGAGGCGGCCCTCTCCACCATCACCGGAGCATTAGGCAATCGCATCTTCAACATAGAAG GCACTGGAAAAGGGGGCGACAACTTCAAGATGGAGATGTCCCAGGTGGGATTCAGCGCACACTACTCCAGCCAACAG GATGTGATGATGCTGGGAGCAGTGGGAGCCTACGGGTGGAGTGGGACCGTCGTCCATCAAAAAGGGTCAAAAGTCGACATTTTACCTTTGTCAGCCTTTGAGGGGACACTCCATGACAGAAACCACAGCTCATTACTGG GTTACTCTGTCACCACACTGAGTGATGGGTCCATAGAATACTTTGTGGCTGGCGCACCTCGATCCAACCACTCTGGACAAGTTATTGTCTACACAGTCAACGCCCAGAAGCAAGCTACTATCATAGATTCAGAAAGAGGGAAACAG ATTGGGTCATACTTTGGAAGCGTCCTGTGCTCGCTGGATGTGGACAGAGACACGGTGACGGACCTCCTGCTTGTTGGTGCGCCCATGTTCATGAGCGAGCTGAAGAAAGAAGAGGGCAGGGTCTACCTCTTCTCCGTCACCAAG GGTATACTGAACGAGCAGGGATTCCTCATTGGTCCGCCTGCAACCGAGAACGCACGCTTTGGGATGGCCATCTCCGCCGTTCCGGACCTGGACCTGAATGGCTACAATGATGTTATAGTTGGATCCCCACTGGAAGACAAAGGAAAAGGTGCCATCTACATCTACAATGGGGAGAGGAAGACATTAAACAAACAATTCTCACAG AGAATCCTTGGTTCAAAACTGGATCCGCAATTGCAGTATTTTGGAAGGTCCCTCGATAGCTACAGAGATCTGAATGATGATACACTCCCAGACATTTCCATTGGTGCATATGGAAAAGTGGTGCAGCTCTG GTCCAGAGGTGTTGCATCTGTCACATCTAAAGCTTCTTTCAACCCtgataaaatcaacattttcaacAAACCCTGCGACATTAGTGGACGCAAGCTTTCATGTTTCAACACCAACGTCTGTTTCAGTGCTGCATTCAGGCCTAAGAACCCCATTGGACCCATCG AAATATCCTACATGTTGACTTTGGACGCTGACTTGCAGGCTTCACGAGTGACGTCAAGAGGACTGTTCACTAAAAACAACGAACGCTTCCtcacagaaaaagcaaaaatatcatCTACGCCTGTATGTCACGAGCATCAGGTTTATGTTCAG GAGGCACCAGACTTTGTCAATTCCCTCAGTCTGAAAGTAGAAATCGAGCAGCAGAATGCAGATGTGAACCCTGTCCTTGATACCTTTTCTCCAAATGCCTGGCAGTTCTTt ATCCCCTTTACAAAAGACTGTGGCTCCGATGAAGTGTGCGTCAGTGATCTGGTGCTGAGtgtgaagacagacacaaaggcgTCCAG CTCAGCTCCCGTTCTGGTCAGCGGCAATAACCGAGAACTGTCATTTGAGGTTGCTGTGAGGAACAAAAAGGAGAACGCATACAACACTCAGGTCTTGGCCACGTACTCCAACAACCTGTACTACTCGTCCATCTTTCCTCCT ACGGATGAAGTCAAATGCACCtcaacacaagcacaaactgTCACTTGCCAAGTGGGATATCCAGCATTAAAGAAAGACCAAGAA ATGAAATTTCAGATCAATTTTGAATACAGTCTTCATCAGTTGCAGAAGAAAGCCGAGGTGAAATTTGAGGCCAAGAG TGATAGTAAAGAGGAAAGACCAGCAGACAACAAAGTGGACATTGCCGTTCCTGTTCGATATGATGCAGGGATTGTTTTATCAAG GCAGTCAAATATCAATTTCTACGTGGCAGACGCTAACATCCCAGTGGTCACAACAGTAAAATCTCTAGAGGACATTGGCCCGGAGTTTAACTTTACAGTGAAG GTTTCAACAGGTACCATCCCTGTCAGCCTCCTGTACCTGACCATCGCTCTGCCAATGACCACCAAAGGTGAAAATCAGCTCCTCTATCTTACCAATGTGGACACACAGGCA cagggTTCTGTCAGCTGTGATTCCAGCAGCCTGGTTGATCCCCTGAAGATCGGTGTGAAGAGCCCCAAAGTGTCGTTCTCTGAGGAGAGCCTCAGAGGCACAGAGAAACTG GACTGCAAGAGTGCAAAATGCGAGTACATAAAATGCATCCTCAAAGACACTGAAGCGAAGAGCGACTACTTTGTGAAAGTTAAAACAAGGATCTGGAGTGGCACTTTTATTTCG GCCTCCTATCAGACCGTCGAGCTGATCTCCAGTGTTGATGTTGAGACGTCCATCCCTGACCTGCTCATTATTGGCCTCAAAGAGCTACCA GTGGTGGTGACAGTCAGTAAACCTGGAGAGAAAGCTGACGTTCCAGTGGGAGTGATCGTTGGCAGCGTCATTGCCggactgctgctgttggctctGGCTGTTGGACTGCTGTGGAAG TTTGGGTTTTTCAAAAGAAAGTACCAGCAGCTTCAGAAGGAGGCTGATGACGACATGCAGAGCCACGCACATGTCGATGAAGTGCTGTGA
- the fsta gene encoding follistatin-A isoform X1: MFRMLKHHLHPGIFLLFIWLCHLMEHQKVQAGNCWLQQGKNGRCQVLYMPGMSREECCRSGRLGTSWTEEDVPNSTLFRWMIFNGGAPNCIPCKGGETCDNVDCGPGKRCKMNRRSKPRCVCAPDCSNITWKGPVCGSDGKTYKDECALLKAKCKGHPDLDVQYQGKCKKTCRDVLCPGSSTCVVDQTNNAYCVTCNRICPEVTSPEQYLCGNDGIIYASACHLRRATCLLGRSIGVAYEGKCIKAKSCEDIQCSAGKKCLWDARMSRGRCSLCDETCPESRTDEAVCASDNTTYPSECAMKQAACSMGVLLEVKHSGSCNSITEDQEEDEEDEDSDYMAYVHISSILDG, from the exons ATGTTTAGGATGCTGAAACACCACCTTCACCCGGGCATTTTTCTCTTGTTCATATGGCTTTGTCACCTTATGGAACATCAAAAAGTTCAAG CTGGGAACTGCTGGTTGCAGCAGGGGAAGAACGGGAGGTGCCAGGTGCTCTACATGCCCGGGATGAGCAGGGAGGAGTGCTGTCGGAGTGGAAGACTGGGGACGTCCTGGACCGAGGAGGACGTCCCCAACAGCACGCTCTTTAGGTGGATGATCTTCAATGGCGGAGCCCCCAATTGCATACCTTGCAAAGGTGGAG AAACCTGCGACAATGTTGACTGTGGACCTGGAAAGAGGTGCAAGATGAACAGAAGAAGTAAGCCGCGCTGCGTGTGCGCACCAGACTGCTCCAACATCACCTGGAAGGGACCTGTCTGCGGCTCAGATGGAAAAACCTACAAAGACGAATGCGCACTGCTGAAGGCTAAATGTAAAGGCCACCCGGACCTGGATGTGCAGTACCAGGGAAAGTGCAAGA AAACGTGCCGTGACGTCTTGTGCCCCGGCAGCTCCACGTGCGTCGTGGACCAGACAAATAACGCATATTGTGTGACGTGTAATCGGATTTGCCCCGAGGTGACGTCGCCTGAGCAGTACCTGTGTGGAAACGACGGGATCATCTATGCCAGCGCGTGTCACCTGAGAAGAGCTACCTGTCTCCTCGGCAGATCTATTGGAGTGGCATATGAGGGAAAATGCATCA AGGCCAAGTCGTGTGAGGACATCCAATGCAGCGCGGGGAAAAAGTGTCTGTGGGATGCTCGGATGAGCCGAGGCCGCTGCTCGCTGTGCGATGAGACCTGTCCGGAGAGCAGGACAGATGAGGCGGTGTGTGCCAGCGACAACACCACATATCCCAGTGAATGTGCCATGAAGCAAGCTGCTTGTTCTATGGGGGTGCTGCTGGAAGTCAAGCATTCGGGATCTTGCAACT CCATTACAGAAgaccaggaggaggatgaggaagatgaggactCAGACTACATGGCCTATGTCCATATATCTTCTATACTGGATGGATAG
- the fsta gene encoding follistatin-A isoform X2 — MFRMLKHHLHPGIFLLFIWLCHLMEHQKVQAGNCWLQQGKNGRCQVLYMPGMSREECCRSGRLGTSWTEEDVPNSTLFRWMIFNGGAPNCIPCKETCDNVDCGPGKRCKMNRRSKPRCVCAPDCSNITWKGPVCGSDGKTYKDECALLKAKCKGHPDLDVQYQGKCKKTCRDVLCPGSSTCVVDQTNNAYCVTCNRICPEVTSPEQYLCGNDGIIYASACHLRRATCLLGRSIGVAYEGKCIKAKSCEDIQCSAGKKCLWDARMSRGRCSLCDETCPESRTDEAVCASDNTTYPSECAMKQAACSMGVLLEVKHSGSCNSITEDQEEDEEDEDSDYMAYVHISSILDG; from the exons ATGTTTAGGATGCTGAAACACCACCTTCACCCGGGCATTTTTCTCTTGTTCATATGGCTTTGTCACCTTATGGAACATCAAAAAGTTCAAG CTGGGAACTGCTGGTTGCAGCAGGGGAAGAACGGGAGGTGCCAGGTGCTCTACATGCCCGGGATGAGCAGGGAGGAGTGCTGTCGGAGTGGAAGACTGGGGACGTCCTGGACCGAGGAGGACGTCCCCAACAGCACGCTCTTTAGGTGGATGATCTTCAATGGCGGAGCCCCCAATTGCATACCTTGCAAAG AAACCTGCGACAATGTTGACTGTGGACCTGGAAAGAGGTGCAAGATGAACAGAAGAAGTAAGCCGCGCTGCGTGTGCGCACCAGACTGCTCCAACATCACCTGGAAGGGACCTGTCTGCGGCTCAGATGGAAAAACCTACAAAGACGAATGCGCACTGCTGAAGGCTAAATGTAAAGGCCACCCGGACCTGGATGTGCAGTACCAGGGAAAGTGCAAGA AAACGTGCCGTGACGTCTTGTGCCCCGGCAGCTCCACGTGCGTCGTGGACCAGACAAATAACGCATATTGTGTGACGTGTAATCGGATTTGCCCCGAGGTGACGTCGCCTGAGCAGTACCTGTGTGGAAACGACGGGATCATCTATGCCAGCGCGTGTCACCTGAGAAGAGCTACCTGTCTCCTCGGCAGATCTATTGGAGTGGCATATGAGGGAAAATGCATCA AGGCCAAGTCGTGTGAGGACATCCAATGCAGCGCGGGGAAAAAGTGTCTGTGGGATGCTCGGATGAGCCGAGGCCGCTGCTCGCTGTGCGATGAGACCTGTCCGGAGAGCAGGACAGATGAGGCGGTGTGTGCCAGCGACAACACCACATATCCCAGTGAATGTGCCATGAAGCAAGCTGCTTGTTCTATGGGGGTGCTGCTGGAAGTCAAGCATTCGGGATCTTGCAACT CCATTACAGAAgaccaggaggaggatgaggaagatgaggactCAGACTACATGGCCTATGTCCATATATCTTCTATACTGGATGGATAG
- the fsta gene encoding follistatin-A isoform X3, translated as MFRMLKHHLHPGIFLLFIWLCHLMEHQKVQAGNCWLQQGKNGRCQVLYMPGMSREECCRSGRLGTSWTEEDVPNSTLFRWMIFNGGAPNCIPCKETCDNVDCGPGKRCKMNRRSKPRCVCAPDCSNITWKGPVCGSDGKTYKDECALLKAKCKGHPDLDVQYQGKCKKTCRDVLCPGSSTCVVDQTNNAYCVTCNRICPEVTSPEQYLCGNDGIIYASACHLRRATCLLGRSIGVAYEGKCIKAKSCEDIQCSAGKKCLWDARMSRGRCSLCDETCPESRTDEAVCASDNTTYPSECAMKQAACSMGVLLEVKHSGSCNCK; from the exons ATGTTTAGGATGCTGAAACACCACCTTCACCCGGGCATTTTTCTCTTGTTCATATGGCTTTGTCACCTTATGGAACATCAAAAAGTTCAAG CTGGGAACTGCTGGTTGCAGCAGGGGAAGAACGGGAGGTGCCAGGTGCTCTACATGCCCGGGATGAGCAGGGAGGAGTGCTGTCGGAGTGGAAGACTGGGGACGTCCTGGACCGAGGAGGACGTCCCCAACAGCACGCTCTTTAGGTGGATGATCTTCAATGGCGGAGCCCCCAATTGCATACCTTGCAAAG AAACCTGCGACAATGTTGACTGTGGACCTGGAAAGAGGTGCAAGATGAACAGAAGAAGTAAGCCGCGCTGCGTGTGCGCACCAGACTGCTCCAACATCACCTGGAAGGGACCTGTCTGCGGCTCAGATGGAAAAACCTACAAAGACGAATGCGCACTGCTGAAGGCTAAATGTAAAGGCCACCCGGACCTGGATGTGCAGTACCAGGGAAAGTGCAAGA AAACGTGCCGTGACGTCTTGTGCCCCGGCAGCTCCACGTGCGTCGTGGACCAGACAAATAACGCATATTGTGTGACGTGTAATCGGATTTGCCCCGAGGTGACGTCGCCTGAGCAGTACCTGTGTGGAAACGACGGGATCATCTATGCCAGCGCGTGTCACCTGAGAAGAGCTACCTGTCTCCTCGGCAGATCTATTGGAGTGGCATATGAGGGAAAATGCATCA AGGCCAAGTCGTGTGAGGACATCCAATGCAGCGCGGGGAAAAAGTGTCTGTGGGATGCTCGGATGAGCCGAGGCCGCTGCTCGCTGTGCGATGAGACCTGTCCGGAGAGCAGGACAGATGAGGCGGTGTGTGCCAGCGACAACACCACATATCCCAGTGAATGTGCCATGAAGCAAGCTGCTTGTTCTATGGGGGTGCTGCTGGAAGTCAAGCATTCGGGATCTTGCAACTGTAAGtag